Proteins co-encoded in one Acidobacteriota bacterium genomic window:
- a CDS encoding biopolymer transporter ExbD: MSMNIGGSSSGPQCDINVTPMIDVLLVLLIIFMVITPLTPKGLDALVPQPPPPDQQKQPEPPDRTVVVQVIKGQAGGHSTLKINQDDVTWDQLQTRLEEIYKTRAEKVMFVKGDSDIQFAEVAQVIDIAHAAGVDKVGLITAKIEQGG; this comes from the coding sequence ATGTCAATGAATATTGGCGGTTCCTCAAGCGGACCGCAGTGCGACATCAACGTGACCCCAATGATCGACGTGTTGCTGGTGCTGCTGATCATCTTCATGGTCATCACGCCACTCACGCCGAAAGGCCTGGATGCGCTCGTCCCGCAGCCTCCTCCGCCGGACCAGCAGAAGCAGCCCGAGCCGCCGGACCGCACCGTGGTGGTGCAGGTGATCAAGGGGCAAGCGGGCGGACACTCCACGCTCAAGATCAATCAGGACGACGTCACCTGGGACCAGCTCCAAACGCGTCTCGAAGAGATCTACAAGACGCGCGCCGAGAAGGTGATGTTCGTGAAGGGTGATTCGGATATCCAGTTCGCCGAGGTGGCGCAGGTCATCGACATCGCCCACGCCGCCGGTGTGGACAAGGTCGGCCTGATCACCGCGAAGATCGAACAGGGCGGCTAA